The following proteins come from a genomic window of Paenibacillus swuensis:
- a CDS encoding glycoside hydrolase family 88 protein, whose translation MNQVYQVRNEGIRHAAKYEQTPAVTAAFCDDAISYILKKIDENLETFTHQYPAPASVNNVYPAIDNVEWTSSFWTGMLWLAYEVTGDEKYRKVAEIQLESYKERVDGRIHTGTHDLGFLYTLSSVAGYKLTNSEEAKETGIKAADLLMERYFEKAGIIQAWGGADDPENGGRMIIDCCMNLPLLYWASEVTGDQKYADAAYTHVKMAEKYIIREDASSYHTFFMDIYTGEPKYGRTVQGYSDQSCWARGQAWGIYGFPLSYIYTGDNGLIDLAKKVANYFINRLPEDDVAYWDLVFTSGPEERDSSSAAIAACGLLELAKHLPLTDPDKRLYENAAMSMVKSLADHYTSVDVPESNGVLLHAVYAKPHDKGIDECNIWGDYYYFEALVRLKKDWALYW comes from the coding sequence ATGAACCAAGTATATCAAGTACGTAATGAAGGCATTCGCCATGCGGCCAAGTACGAGCAAACCCCTGCTGTTACCGCAGCATTTTGTGATGATGCTATCTCTTATATTTTAAAGAAAATCGATGAGAATCTGGAAACCTTTACTCACCAATATCCAGCCCCCGCGAGTGTCAACAACGTCTATCCGGCGATTGACAATGTCGAATGGACATCCTCCTTTTGGACGGGAATGCTGTGGTTGGCGTATGAAGTGACAGGCGATGAGAAATACCGCAAAGTCGCGGAGATCCAGCTGGAGAGCTACAAGGAACGGGTCGATGGACGAATTCACACCGGTACGCACGATCTGGGCTTCCTGTATACGTTATCGAGTGTTGCCGGGTACAAGCTAACGAACAGTGAAGAGGCTAAGGAAACCGGTATCAAGGCTGCGGATTTATTGATGGAGCGCTATTTCGAGAAAGCGGGCATTATTCAGGCGTGGGGCGGTGCGGATGATCCCGAGAACGGCGGACGGATGATTATCGACTGCTGCATGAATCTGCCGCTGCTCTATTGGGCCAGCGAAGTTACAGGGGATCAGAAATACGCGGACGCGGCTTACACTCATGTGAAGATGGCGGAGAAGTACATCATTCGTGAAGATGCATCCAGCTATCACACGTTCTTCATGGATATCTATACCGGCGAACCGAAATACGGCCGAACCGTTCAAGGTTACTCCGACCAGTCCTGCTGGGCGCGGGGGCAGGCTTGGGGCATCTACGGCTTCCCGCTTAGCTATATTTACACAGGAGACAACGGCTTGATCGATCTGGCCAAAAAAGTAGCCAACTACTTTATCAACCGCCTGCCTGAGGATGATGTGGCTTACTGGGATCTGGTATTCACGTCCGGACCGGAAGAGCGCGACAGTTCATCCGCGGCGATCGCGGCATGCGGCTTGCTGGAGCTTGCCAAGCATCTGCCGTTAACGGATCCGGACAAGCGATTGTACGAGAATGCGGCGATGTCGATGGTGAAATCCCTGGCCGACCATTACACCAGCGTAGATGTGCCGGAATCGAACGGTGTATTATTGCACGCCGTGTACGCTAAGCCGCATGACAAGGGCATTGACGAGTGCAACATCTGGGGCGATTATTATTACTTTGAAGCGCTGGTCCGACTGAAGAAGGACTGGGCGTTGTACTGGTAG
- a CDS encoding helix-turn-helix domain-containing protein, with translation MSIHIGRYIAQGGFVLENINIVLAKNLKILREQKKLSLDKVSELTGVSKTMLGQIEREESNPTINTVWKIANGLKISFTSLIHDPQPDTVIVKKKEIQPLVEDQGRFRVYPFFPYEEGRRFEMYSVEIDKGGSWSAEPHREGTEEFITVYKGSVTVRVDNEEYTVEQGDSIRFRADRPHAYHHSGDTKTRLTMVIHYS, from the coding sequence ATGAGTATACATATTGGTCGTTATATAGCACAAGGGGGTTTTGTTTTGGAGAATATTAATATCGTCCTTGCCAAAAATCTCAAAATACTACGAGAGCAGAAAAAGTTAAGTCTGGATAAAGTATCGGAACTAACAGGCGTCAGCAAAACGATGCTCGGTCAGATCGAACGCGAAGAATCCAATCCAACCATTAATACCGTGTGGAAAATAGCGAATGGGTTGAAGATCTCTTTTACTTCATTAATTCATGACCCTCAACCGGATACCGTCATTGTTAAGAAAAAGGAAATTCAGCCGCTGGTAGAAGATCAGGGGAGATTCAGGGTATACCCTTTCTTTCCTTATGAAGAGGGACGGCGGTTTGAAATGTATTCCGTGGAAATTGACAAGGGCGGATCCTGGAGTGCCGAGCCACACCGTGAGGGAACGGAGGAGTTTATCACCGTATACAAGGGTTCGGTTACCGTTCGCGTGGACAACGAGGAGTACACCGTGGAACAGGGAGATTCTATCCGTTTTCGGGCGGATCGTCCGCATGCCTATCATCATTCCGGCGATACGAAAACTCGATTGACGATGGTGATTCATTATAGCTGA
- a CDS encoding O-antigen ligase family protein produces the protein MSNVAINNHSIKTPNFPFWVLTAYLWVGALCGGYFFPTSYVVSGLGLVMAMGVTIWRDKKIELTWLHLGLALLVTLYWSACLYAASPSLAVKEAAKITSVFPVAFLASRLTSTLQWRLMRQVAWVGTFLVVWGWFFHLFRNGRLESTFGYANTLAILLLVGIAVAWRALSSGGDRIMWLPILVLTAGLIQTQSRMVLLLFGGWLIYTIMVSVFWGENRKRTAIFLGLASVAAVAVVLWAGIGGRLMRWDWNTPELKLRRVYWEDGFEMASRFWYRGLGGGGWEALHPPGYFVKYVHQYYLQLVLDVGVAGLLLFLGIVGVTVWSALRGKSPVTHLYLPLIIIFLVHAGFDIDFSFSLCFGVFILCLACFNGNSPSYIWRLKIGTKN, from the coding sequence ATGTCTAATGTAGCAATAAACAACCATTCTATAAAAACTCCAAACTTTCCGTTCTGGGTCCTGACGGCTTACTTATGGGTTGGCGCATTGTGCGGGGGTTACTTTTTCCCAACATCTTATGTTGTATCCGGACTGGGGTTAGTCATGGCCATGGGTGTTACCATCTGGCGGGACAAAAAAATCGAGCTGACCTGGCTTCATCTGGGGCTTGCGCTGCTGGTTACGCTGTACTGGAGTGCTTGCTTGTACGCCGCAAGTCCTTCGCTCGCTGTCAAGGAGGCTGCCAAAATCACAAGTGTGTTTCCTGTAGCTTTTCTGGCTTCCCGCTTAACAAGCACTTTGCAATGGCGGCTTATGCGTCAAGTTGCTTGGGTGGGGACTTTCCTGGTGGTATGGGGTTGGTTTTTTCATCTGTTCCGGAATGGACGGCTGGAATCCACGTTCGGTTACGCCAATACTTTGGCTATTCTTTTATTGGTGGGGATTGCTGTAGCTTGGCGGGCTTTATCGTCTGGCGGTGACCGAATCATGTGGCTGCCCATCCTCGTGTTGACGGCAGGACTCATTCAAACGCAATCGCGAATGGTGCTGCTACTTTTCGGGGGCTGGCTCATTTATACGATTATGGTTTCAGTGTTTTGGGGAGAAAACCGCAAGAGGACTGCGATCTTCCTGGGTTTAGCATCTGTTGCGGCAGTGGCTGTCGTGTTATGGGCTGGCATCGGCGGCAGGTTAATGCGTTGGGACTGGAATACACCTGAGTTAAAGCTGCGACGTGTATATTGGGAAGACGGTTTCGAGATGGCAAGCCGGTTCTGGTACAGAGGTCTTGGAGGCGGAGGGTGGGAAGCGTTGCATCCCCCGGGGTATTTTGTGAAATATGTGCATCAGTATTATCTGCAATTGGTATTGGATGTGGGAGTTGCGGGGTTGCTGCTTTTTTTGGGTATTGTAGGAGTTACAGTATGGAGCGCTCTGAGGGGGAAAAGTCCGGTTACTCATCTTTATCTTCCGTTGATTATTATATTTCTGGTTCATGCGGGATTTGATATCGATTTCTCTTTTTCGCTCTGTTTCGGGGTTTTCATCCTGTGTTTGGCATGTTTTAACGGAAATTCACCATCATATATCTGGAGATTAAAAATAGGAACAAAGAACTAA
- a CDS encoding helix-turn-helix transcriptional regulator, which translates to MSTAYHISLIGMNTPHHPDFVIDRPQGEGCYVLLCFSTPFFTRTESGIEYGLPGDCILYDPIFPQYHGTVLPADEGFRNDWMHFGGPIIPHWITAYELPVNQLIRTNQSLFLRSHFKSMDSEMSMSRPFWERKVQLILEDVFFTLGRYSATSYQLEQFSVSEREYQQPFIEARTEIHREFSRPWTVEQMGSLVNLSAERFSVLYQKFFRTSPKEDLIARRIEEAKIRLINSHDSMEVIAAECGFNSLYYFSKLFKKRIGNSPTLYRKAK; encoded by the coding sequence ATGTCTACCGCGTACCATATTTCATTAATTGGAATGAATACTCCGCATCATCCGGACTTTGTCATTGACCGCCCCCAGGGTGAGGGATGTTATGTGTTACTGTGTTTCTCGACCCCTTTCTTCACAAGAACGGAATCCGGGATCGAATACGGTTTGCCCGGCGATTGTATTCTGTATGATCCGATCTTCCCGCAATATCACGGAACGGTGTTACCCGCAGATGAAGGGTTTCGTAACGATTGGATGCATTTCGGCGGCCCTATCATTCCGCATTGGATTACTGCCTATGAACTGCCTGTAAATCAGCTGATCCGAACGAATCAAAGCCTGTTTCTCCGCAGCCATTTTAAATCCATGGATTCGGAAATGTCTATGAGCCGGCCGTTCTGGGAGCGGAAAGTACAACTCATCCTGGAAGATGTGTTCTTCACCTTGGGAAGGTATTCCGCAACGTCATATCAATTGGAACAGTTCAGCGTTTCTGAACGTGAATACCAGCAGCCTTTTATAGAGGCAAGGACCGAAATTCATCGGGAATTCAGTCGGCCATGGACAGTAGAACAGATGGGGAGTCTTGTGAATTTAAGCGCGGAGCGATTCTCTGTGTTATATCAGAAGTTTTTTCGGACAAGTCCCAAAGAGGATCTGATCGCAAGAAGGATCGAGGAGGCGAAGATTCGATTGATCAACAGCCATGACAGCATGGAGGTTATCGCGGCGGAGTGCGGGTTTAACAGCTTGTACTACTTTTCTAAATTGTTCAAAAAGCGCATCGGTAACTCACCGACCCTTTACCGTAAAGCCAAATAA
- a CDS encoding DUF2264 domain-containing protein, with protein sequence MTKNRGNSMQRNDQLLAANPLISKKDLAQAVKDLCDPLVPYYSPDGSMLDIGPTASRASVRTARMEGFARPLWGLAPLMGGGGSWEHWDVYLRGIRSGTDPNHAEYWHDLHDCDQKMVELASLSLTLILAPEHCWEPLNAQEKANLTAWMGQTNKRVTVDTNWLFFRVLVNVALKKVGAEYDEHRMEQDLNRLDEFYLSEGWYKDGDTEQMDYYIPFAFHFYSLIYAKVMEQEDPARSATYKERAALFAKDFVHWFGADGAALAFGRSLSYRFAQSCFWGALAFADVEAVPWGEMKGLLLRNLRWWFKQPIFTTEGILTIGYAYPNLIMAESYNAPGSPYWALKSFIPLALPDDHPFWMAEELTLPELPPVSVQEEARMTLCRNEAGDHAVAFTSGQHAAFEPAHTSAKYAKFAYSNVLGFSVPKGNFGLEQGAYDNDLALAERDNLYRTRRRCEQYRIEDRLIYSRWKPWKDVEVRSWLVPGLPWHVRIHRIETARELDIAEGGFAIPRERNHAPYHTGELIQSDEQIAALSPWGGTGIKSLLGEMKAVLLHPEPNTNLIHPMTILPMLTKQLEPGTHWIASSIFVSTGTETEHAREAYEQGPVLEVVNDTMIVRSLDANVLELKRF encoded by the coding sequence ATGACGAAGAATCGGGGAAACTCCATGCAACGAAATGATCAACTACTGGCCGCCAACCCTTTAATAAGCAAAAAAGATCTCGCCCAGGCCGTCAAGGACCTGTGCGACCCTCTGGTTCCTTATTACAGCCCGGATGGTTCGATGTTGGACATCGGGCCCACCGCCTCCAGAGCGTCCGTCCGAACAGCTCGGATGGAAGGATTCGCAAGACCGTTATGGGGCTTGGCTCCCCTCATGGGCGGCGGCGGGTCTTGGGAGCACTGGGATGTGTATCTCCGGGGCATTCGCAGCGGCACGGATCCGAACCATGCGGAATATTGGCATGATCTGCATGATTGTGATCAGAAGATGGTGGAGCTCGCCTCGCTGTCTCTTACGCTCATTCTCGCGCCGGAGCATTGCTGGGAACCGCTGAACGCGCAGGAAAAAGCGAATTTGACCGCTTGGATGGGACAGACGAACAAGCGGGTTACCGTGGATACGAACTGGCTGTTTTTCCGAGTACTGGTCAATGTGGCGTTGAAGAAGGTCGGCGCCGAATATGATGAGCACCGGATGGAGCAGGACTTGAACCGTCTGGACGAATTTTACCTGTCCGAGGGATGGTATAAAGACGGCGACACCGAGCAGATGGATTATTATATTCCGTTCGCCTTTCACTTCTACAGCTTGATCTACGCGAAGGTGATGGAGCAAGAGGATCCCGCTCGCAGCGCAACGTATAAGGAGCGCGCCGCTTTGTTCGCCAAGGACTTTGTCCATTGGTTTGGGGCGGACGGAGCCGCATTAGCTTTCGGACGGAGTCTCAGTTACAGGTTCGCGCAAAGCTGCTTCTGGGGCGCTCTTGCCTTCGCGGACGTGGAAGCTGTGCCTTGGGGCGAGATGAAGGGCTTGCTGTTGCGGAATCTTCGCTGGTGGTTTAAGCAACCCATCTTTACCACGGAAGGCATCCTTACGATCGGTTACGCCTACCCGAACCTGATCATGGCTGAAAGCTACAATGCGCCGGGATCTCCTTACTGGGCGTTGAAATCCTTCATCCCGTTGGCGCTTCCCGATGACCATCCGTTCTGGATGGCGGAAGAACTTACGTTGCCGGAGTTGCCGCCGGTGTCGGTTCAGGAAGAAGCGCGGATGACCTTATGCCGGAACGAGGCGGGCGATCACGCGGTCGCCTTTACTTCGGGGCAGCATGCCGCTTTCGAGCCGGCTCATACGTCGGCCAAATACGCGAAGTTCGCCTATTCCAATGTGTTGGGCTTCAGTGTGCCTAAGGGCAACTTCGGGTTGGAGCAAGGCGCCTACGACAACGACTTGGCCTTGGCGGAGCGCGACAATCTCTACCGCACCCGCCGGAGATGTGAACAGTATCGCATCGAGGATCGGCTGATCTACTCACGGTGGAAGCCGTGGAAGGATGTTGAGGTGCGCTCCTGGCTTGTGCCGGGGCTGCCATGGCATGTCCGGATTCACCGCATCGAGACAGCCCGTGAGCTGGACATCGCGGAAGGCGGATTTGCCATTCCCCGAGAGCGGAATCACGCGCCGTACCATACGGGAGAGCTTATCCAATCCGATGAACAGATCGCGGCATTATCTCCTTGGGGCGGTACCGGGATCAAGTCATTGCTGGGAGAAATGAAAGCCGTGCTGCTTCACCCCGAGCCAAACACCAATCTGATTCACCCCATGACCATCCTGCCAATGTTAACGAAGCAACTGGAGCCGGGTACGCATTGGATCGCTTCCTCCATCTTCGTCAGCACCGGTACCGAGACGGAACATGCGCGGGAAGCTTATGAGCAAGGTCCGGTTCTTGAAGTCGTTAACGATACGATGATAGTGAGAAGTTTGGATGCAAACGTGTTGGAGCTAAAAAGATTCTAA
- a CDS encoding Rieske (2Fe-2S) protein has product MTTRHLIGNASDIKEKKRVIANVKGMELGIFYVDGEFYAYRNLCPHAAAPVCEGPVCGTYLLSDVYQYQYGKDSEVVRCPWHGWEFDLKSGEHLADPSTKLRGYPVVVENDQVYVVPSTGVKS; this is encoded by the coding sequence ATGACAACACGTCATCTTATAGGAAACGCGTCTGACATTAAGGAAAAGAAGCGAGTGATCGCGAATGTAAAAGGCATGGAGCTGGGCATTTTCTATGTGGACGGGGAATTTTACGCCTACCGTAATCTGTGTCCGCATGCGGCAGCTCCGGTTTGTGAAGGTCCGGTTTGCGGGACTTACCTGCTCTCGGATGTGTACCAGTATCAATACGGGAAAGACTCCGAAGTGGTTCGTTGTCCTTGGCACGGCTGGGAATTCGACCTGAAATCCGGAGAGCATCTGGCTGATCCATCGACCAAGTTACGGGGATATCCCGTCGTTGTAGAGAACGATCAGGTGTATGTGGTGCCCTCGACAGGGGTGAAATCATGA
- a CDS encoding S-layer homology domain-containing protein, with protein MKSQGIRKLSMGLAFMLLLQLSFPLLSYAAGHIQLQYDANTGKVSGTIYSKVRYPQVNLFAMNPKNINGTLKNEGYSVYHNVYWYTVDGTTYPGYNVTSMMVHGGFWPEGIATTVNGNVYTSVADAIPYAPYLTYVSYIPKNGSYNISFHWDSSKDNYDLTGYNVYVGGVLKQTSLNSHYEFNFVPASTSTSIEVSAVDQAGQESERRLLKYTTPGIMKDTVVHVDGKESNVLLLPEENIISFIPVNERTEPDSYVYLQMSGFNLRNIELDDLELVNDNNVLHPTKIDVYFENQINFKFAEKLEKGKKYTLRLSSLSEGDEITTRNINSNKTYVYMSISGNNHDAIDIFRKNIVIGDPFAPEKPTNLNVISGDSSVSLTWDANKEADLAGYLVYIDGKLLTPEPITATSYSINGLNNGTTYHVNVSAVDKVGNESLQAFRYPKPAAATAIYVPAPPVTIQPDSCVTLDKDAKKAALQVNPTGLTQDSVLKHDCSTFKADISSETLNKLKGLIPANELKDAQLLFSFDKVKAEAVQTAIAAATSKLNSVKLQAAGDVYDLNLSYRMIGTNKETKLSQLDTPITLKFKLSAGVDAELTGLYYMGTNGELEYISSQMVDGMLVADVSRVGRYGVLEYTKSYTDVASNHWAAKAITKLSAHHVITGVSDTAFAPNLELTRAEFAALLARKLNLKAKGAVSFTDVPASQWYSDEIAAVMEAGIVSGRTATTFAPAEKVTRAEMIVMLMKAYEIQTGKPLESLSENTFTDASLIGTWAQKHVNAAKKLGFIEGRGDGKFSPQGTAVRAEAALLISKF; from the coding sequence TTGAAATCGCAAGGTATTCGCAAATTAAGTATGGGATTGGCTTTTATGTTATTGCTTCAACTCAGTTTTCCTTTGTTATCTTATGCGGCAGGGCACATTCAGTTGCAATATGATGCTAACACGGGTAAGGTGTCCGGCACGATATATTCAAAAGTTCGTTATCCTCAAGTAAATCTATTTGCGATGAATCCAAAGAATATTAACGGCACGCTGAAGAATGAAGGGTACTCTGTCTATCACAATGTGTATTGGTATACGGTGGATGGAACAACCTATCCGGGGTATAATGTAACTTCAATGATGGTCCACGGAGGCTTCTGGCCGGAGGGAATTGCCACAACGGTTAACGGTAATGTATATACCTCGGTTGCAGATGCGATCCCGTATGCTCCATACCTGACTTACGTATCGTACATACCAAAGAACGGTAGTTATAATATAAGTTTCCATTGGGATAGCTCAAAGGACAATTACGATCTGACTGGATACAACGTATATGTCGGTGGAGTTTTAAAACAAACATCCTTAAACAGTCACTATGAATTCAATTTTGTCCCTGCCTCCACGTCAACGAGCATTGAAGTTTCTGCTGTAGATCAGGCAGGGCAAGAATCGGAAAGAAGATTATTAAAATACACTACACCTGGAATTATGAAGGACACTGTAGTCCACGTAGATGGTAAAGAGTCAAATGTCTTGTTGCTTCCCGAGGAAAACATCATTTCCTTCATTCCAGTGAATGAGCGTACGGAGCCGGACAGCTATGTTTATTTGCAAATGAGTGGCTTCAACTTGCGCAACATCGAACTGGATGATCTGGAGTTGGTAAACGATAATAATGTCCTGCATCCAACTAAAATAGACGTATATTTTGAAAACCAGATTAACTTTAAATTTGCAGAAAAGCTCGAGAAAGGCAAAAAGTATACGCTTAGACTTTCCAGCTTAAGTGAAGGCGACGAAATAACAACGCGTAATATTAATTCGAACAAAACTTACGTATATATGTCTATCTCAGGTAACAACCATGATGCGATTGACATATTCCGCAAAAACATCGTCATTGGCGATCCTTTCGCACCTGAAAAACCAACAAATCTAAACGTGATTAGCGGTGACAGCAGCGTCTCCTTAACATGGGATGCCAACAAAGAAGCGGATCTTGCCGGTTACCTGGTATACATAGACGGTAAGCTGCTAACACCGGAGCCGATTACGGCTACCAGCTATTCCATTAACGGTCTAAATAACGGTACAACTTATCATGTCAATGTTTCCGCAGTGGATAAAGTAGGTAACGAATCTCTTCAGGCGTTTAGATATCCTAAACCTGCAGCTGCCACAGCAATTTACGTACCGGCTCCGCCTGTAACGATTCAACCTGATTCTTGTGTGACTTTAGATAAAGACGCCAAAAAAGCCGCGTTACAAGTAAATCCTACTGGATTGACTCAAGACAGCGTGCTAAAACATGATTGCTCAACATTTAAAGCCGATATTTCCAGCGAAACGCTTAACAAGTTAAAAGGCTTGATTCCTGCCAATGAATTAAAGGATGCACAGCTATTGTTTTCCTTTGATAAAGTTAAAGCTGAAGCGGTACAAACAGCAATCGCTGCCGCAACTTCGAAGTTGAATAGCGTCAAGCTTCAAGCGGCAGGAGATGTTTATGATTTAAACCTTTCTTATCGGATGATCGGAACTAATAAAGAAACGAAACTATCCCAACTGGATACGCCTATCACCTTGAAATTTAAACTAAGTGCCGGTGTTGATGCGGAGCTAACAGGTCTCTATTACATGGGAACTAACGGGGAACTGGAATATATCAGCAGCCAAATGGTAGACGGCATGTTAGTAGCGGATGTGTCCCGTGTCGGTAGATATGGTGTGTTGGAATACACTAAATCCTACACTGATGTGGCGAGCAACCATTGGGCAGCTAAAGCTATTACGAAGCTGTCTGCACATCATGTGATTACCGGTGTGAGTGACACTGCATTTGCTCCTAACCTTGAGTTGACCCGTGCGGAATTCGCCGCGTTACTAGCGCGCAAGTTAAACTTGAAAGCTAAAGGTGCAGTAAGCTTTACGGATGTTCCCGCTAGTCAATGGTATTCTGATGAAATAGCGGCTGTTATGGAAGCGGGAATTGTTTCAGGACGTACCGCGACAACATTCGCACCGGCAGAAAAAGTAACACGCGCTGAAATGATTGTCATGCTCATGAAAGCTTATGAAATCCAAACAGGCAAACCTCTTGAAAGTTTGTCCGAAAATACCTTCACGGATGCTTCACTCATCGGTACATGGGCACAGAAACATGTTAATGCCGCTAAGAAGCTTGGTTTCATTGAAGGCCGCGGAGATGGAAAGTTCAGCCCGCAAGGCACAGCAGTACGCGCCGAAGCCGCATTGCTGATCTCTAAATTCTAA
- a CDS encoding LysE family transporter, which produces MPEIKLTMSLCGSLYMVYLAIQIMRSTLKEKDPEDEGRNSFFSGVMLQFMNPKGILYALTVASTFIIPFYKSSISLVMFAVLLAVVTFLSNTCWAIFGFVFRKFLSKYERPFNYTMGILLIYGAVSIYF; this is translated from the coding sequence ATGCCTGAAATTAAGTTAACGATGAGTCTTTGCGGAAGTTTGTATATGGTCTATCTTGCAATCCAGATCATGAGAAGTACACTTAAGGAAAAGGATCCGGAGGATGAGGGGCGAAATTCTTTCTTCTCGGGTGTCATGCTGCAATTTATGAATCCCAAAGGAATCTTATATGCGTTAACCGTGGCATCGACGTTTATCATTCCGTTTTATAAATCCAGCATCAGCCTGGTGATGTTTGCTGTCTTGTTGGCGGTAGTTACATTCTTGTCCAACACCTGCTGGGCTATCTTCGGGTTCGTATTCAGGAAATTTCTATCCAAATATGAAAGACCGTTTAATTACACGATGGGCATATTATTGATTTATGGCGCGGTCTCTATCTATTTTTGA
- a CDS encoding polysaccharide pyruvyl transferase family protein, whose protein sequence is MSRKTTILLRSSWQVINIGDIAHTPGVLTLLERDLPGTEVILWASDCFTEEAEAAIRKRFPDLQTVKGRIGNDGRADNQQLQEALDRSGFLLHGSGPLLVGHEDMDAYTRHYGKPTGVFGITYGGYNESNWPDVQRILSQAAFIYFRDSVSLEKAKSDGITSPLMAFGPDGAFAVDLRDDARAEAFLAENGLEHGRFLCCISRYRYTPFWEVKDVPFHEEKHARNEAMKEQDHAELRQSIIEVVRNTTLKVLICPEDMTQMELTKEMLYDKLPEDVKPRVVWREHFWQPDEALSVYVRSAGLFGSEMHSPIMCIGNGIPAIVCRWQEQSTKGIMWRDIGLDEWLFDLDLPEERAQVVPAVLGLATNLEEAKKKAVLAKERVEKLQRNMTEALRQELSKITVMEESSL, encoded by the coding sequence ATGAGCAGAAAAACTACCATCCTTCTTCGTTCATCCTGGCAGGTTATAAATATCGGGGATATTGCGCATACACCCGGCGTGCTCACTTTGTTGGAGCGCGATCTGCCCGGGACGGAAGTTATTCTCTGGGCGTCCGATTGCTTTACAGAGGAAGCGGAAGCGGCTATTCGCAAGCGCTTCCCTGATCTTCAGACCGTCAAAGGACGCATCGGAAACGACGGCCGGGCCGATAACCAGCAGCTTCAAGAAGCGCTGGATCGGAGCGGCTTCCTGCTTCACGGCTCGGGTCCATTACTCGTCGGGCACGAGGATATGGACGCTTACACCCGGCACTACGGCAAGCCCACTGGCGTGTTCGGCATTACCTACGGCGGTTACAATGAATCGAATTGGCCGGATGTGCAGCGCATCTTATCGCAGGCCGCGTTCATCTACTTCAGAGATTCCGTCTCCCTCGAGAAAGCGAAGAGCGACGGCATCACCAGTCCGCTGATGGCATTCGGTCCGGATGGCGCTTTCGCCGTTGATTTGCGGGACGATGCCCGCGCCGAGGCTTTCTTGGCTGAGAACGGTCTTGAACACGGCCGGTTTCTCTGCTGCATCTCCAGATACCGGTACACCCCGTTCTGGGAGGTGAAAGACGTCCCTTTCCACGAAGAGAAACACGCCCGGAATGAAGCGATGAAGGAACAGGATCATGCGGAGTTGCGTCAATCGATCATCGAAGTTGTCAGGAATACAACGCTGAAGGTGCTGATCTGCCCTGAAGACATGACTCAGATGGAACTTACTAAGGAGATGCTGTACGACAAGCTGCCTGAGGATGTGAAGCCGCGTGTGGTGTGGCGCGAGCATTTCTGGCAACCCGATGAGGCATTAAGCGTCTATGTTCGTTCCGCCGGACTGTTCGGCAGCGAAATGCATTCGCCGATCATGTGTATCGGCAACGGGATCCCCGCCATCGTATGCCGGTGGCAAGAGCAATCCACGAAGGGCATCATGTGGCGGGATATCGGCCTGGACGAGTGGCTCTTCGATCTGGATCTGCCCGAGGAGCGGGCCCAAGTTGTTCCGGCGGTCCTTGGCCTTGCTACGAACCTTGAAGAAGCCAAGAAGAAAGCTGTACTAGCGAAAGAACGGGTCGAGAAGTTGCAGCGAAACATGACGGAAGCCCTGCGGCAGGAACTCTCAAAGATTACAGTAATGGAGGAATCATCCCTATGA